The following proteins are encoded in a genomic region of Entelurus aequoreus isolate RoL-2023_Sb linkage group LG01, RoL_Eaeq_v1.1, whole genome shotgun sequence:
- the LOC133642409 gene encoding LOW QUALITY PROTEIN: SLIT and NTRK-like protein 1 (The sequence of the model RefSeq protein was modified relative to this genomic sequence to represent the inferred CDS: inserted 1 base in 1 codon; deleted 2 bases in 2 codons), giving the protein MLLWVVLLNAALCVASGNVTRDVCKEQICSCDEVEGDVHIGCEKRSFTTLQHLAGPSSHFYHLLLHGNSLSRLFPNEFANFYNAVSLHLESNGLHDIVPGAFLGLQLVKRLHINNNKIRSFRKSTFLGLDDLEYLQADFNLLRDIDPAVFRDLNKLEVLILNDNLISALPINVFQHVPITHLDLRGNRIKTVPYEGILEQIPGIVEVLLEDNPWDCNCDLVSLKEWLENIPPNALIGRVVCEAPTRLQGGDLNETSEAELCPSQNGGADTSLAAPPTQDEASEPVAHNGPRPTPTPGGHGAKSRSKSRENWQLKIKPTTGAGGEPLHNATCPQPCNCKLVGSRQGLGVNCEGKKIESLANLKPRPQLAHELNMRDNNIHAVKRSQLLGYASLNLLDLGGNNIKAIDNGTFQNQTELRWLYMDKNYLDTLVAEMFVGLLNLEYLSLEYNDIQLVVAGAFSPMPNLRVLFLNNNLLKSLPVDAFLGISLSKISLHNNYFSYLPVVGVLEQLNSIIQIDLHGNPWDCSCNIVPFKRWSEKLGADVIVSDLKCESPEEFWKRDFRYVRNDLMCPRLYERAPPPTPVSKNSTXHADSGTHSNSYLEPNRVSISVLVPGLLLVFVTSAFTVVGMLVFILRNRKRSKRREGNSSASEINSLQTVCDSSYWHSGPYHADTGPHRGFDCTTHLSVTNDA; this is encoded by the exons ATGCTGCTCTGGGTCGTCCTGCTGAACGCGGCTCTCTGTGTTGCCAGCGGGAACGTGACAAGGGACGTCTGTAAGGAGCAGATCTGCTCCTGCGACGAGGTGGAGGGCGACGTGCACATCGGCTGCGAGAAGCGGAGCTTCACCACGCTGCAGCACCTCGCCGGGCCCAGCTCGCATTTCTACCACTTGCTGCTGCACGGCAACTCTCTGTCCAGGCTCTTCCCCAACGAGTTCGCCAACTTTTACAACGCCGTCAGCTTGCATTTGGAGAGCAACGGGCTGCACGACATCGTCCCCGGTGCCTTTCTGGGGCTGCAGCTGGTCAAAAGGCTgcacataaacaacaacaagatCCGCTCCTTCCGGAAGAGCACGTTCCTAGGACTGGACGACTTGGAGTACCTCCAAGCTGATTTTAATCTCCTGAGGGACATTGACCCGGCCGTGTTCCGGGATCTGAATAAACTTGAAGTGTTGATACTTAACGACAACCTCATCAGTGCGCTGCCCATAAACGTGTTCCAGCATGTGCCCATTACGCATCTCGACCTGCGAGGGAACCGGATCAAAACGGTGCCTTACGAGGGGATCCTCGAGCAGATCCCAGGCATCGTGGAGGTCCTGCTGGAGGACAACCCGTGGGACTGTAACTGCGACTTGGTCTCCCTCAAGGAGTGGCTGGAGAACATACCCCCCAACGCGCTCATCGGCAGGGTGGTCTGCGAGGCCCCCACCAGGCTGCAAGGCGGAGACCTGAACGAAACCTCCGAGGCGGAGCTGTGTCCCTCGCAGAACGGCGGGGCCGACACCAGCCTGGCGGCCCCTCCCACCCAGGACGAGGCGTCGGAGCCGGTGGCGCACAATGGCCCGCGTCCCACGCCGACGCCCGGCGGCCACGGCGCCAAAAGCCGCTCCAAATCCCGCGAGAACTGGCAGCTCAAGATCAAACCCACCACCGGCGCGGGCGGGGAGCCGCTGCACAACGCCACCTGCCCCCAACCGTGCAACTGCAAGCTGGTGGGCTCCAGGCAGGGTCTGGGGGTCAACTGCGAGGGCAAGAAGATCGAGAGCTTAGCCAACCTCAAACCGAGGCCGCAGCTGGCCCACGAACTGAACATGCGAGACAACAACATCCACGCGGTGAAAAGGAGCCAGCTGCTCGGC TACGCCAGCCTCAACCTGCTCGATCTGGGCGGCAACAACATCAAGGCCATCGACAACGGAACCTTTCAAAACCAGACGGAGCTGCGGTGGCTGTACATGGATAAG AACTACCTGGATACTCTCGTGGCCGAGATGTTCGTGGGCCTGCTCAACCTGGAATATCTCAGTTTGGAATACAACGACATCCAGCTGGTGGTGGCCGGCGCCTTCAGCCCCATGCCCAACTTGAGGGTTCTGTTCCTGAACAACAACTTGCTCAAGTCTTTGCCAGTGGATGCTTTCCTCGGGATTTCTTTGTCCAAAATCAGCCTGCATAACAATTACTTCTCGTACCTGCCAGTGGTCGGCGTGCTGGAGCAGCTCAACTCCATCATTCAGATCGATTTGCACGGGAACCCCTGGGATTGCTCGTGCAACATCGTGCCCTTCAAGCGCTGGAGCGAGAAACTCGGCGCCGACGTCATCGTGAGCGACCTCAAGTGCGAGTCGCCGGAGGAGTTCTGGAAGCGCGACTTCCGCTACGTGAGGAACGACCTCATGTGCCCCCGACTCTACGAGCGTGCGCCCCCACCCACCCCCGTGTCCAAAAACAGCA TTCACGCTGACTCGGGCACGCACTCCAACTCTTACCTGGAGCCCAACCGGGTCTCCATCTCGGTGCTGGTCCCCGGATTGCTGCTCGTGTTTGTCACGTCGGCGTTCACCGTGGTGGGAATGCTCGTCTTCATACTGCGCAACCGCAAGCGGTCCAAACGGCGGGAGGGGAACTCGTCCGCCTCCGAGATCAACTCCCTGCAGACGGTGTGCGACTCCTCGTACTGGCACAGTGGGCCCTACCACGCGGACACGGGCCCGCACCGGGGCTTCGATTGCACCACGCACCTTTCCGTGACAAACGACGCGTGA